acagcTTACGGCTCGGCCCCGTGTGCTTTTAAGGTGCCTTCGAGATTGAGATCAACGGGCAGCTGGTCTTCTCCAAGCTGGAGAACGGAGGCTTTCCCTACGAGAAGGACGTAAGTACCCGGCCCCGCAGGGTCCTTGCgtcagccaggctggtggccGCGGGGAGGTTTGTTTTCGCAGCGAGCTCCCCTGTGCCCGGTTTTTCCCTCGCCGTCTCCGTTTCATCACCCACCAGCTCTGCCCGAGCTCTGGCGATGCCTCACGATCCCGTCGGGCGTTGTTCCCCTTCCTGCCGCCCTGTCGGGACCTGCTCCAGGTCCTGCTGCGGTACGGTGCGAGCCTGAGCCGCTGCTCGCgtggggagcggggggaagGTTCCTGGAGCTCCTGCCTCGCAGTTCCGGCCGCGATTTGGGCCCGCGGCACTGCCCAACCTCCACGCGTCGTGTCCAAacgctcctgcctgctgcatcccccccaccccgagtGCTCCTTCCCCCACCAGACCTCGCGGCGAGGCCGGCCTGGAGCATGACCGCCTCCCCTCTGTCTCCTCAGCTGATCGAAGCGATTCGCAGAGCGAGGAATGGGGAACCGCTGGAGAAAATCACCAACAGCCGCCCCCCCTGCGTCATCCTGTAGCCCCGCGCCCAGCTGGGATCTCCCAGCGCCTGGCAGCCGGCTCCCGGCCCCCTCAGTGTCCCCCCGCTTCGTTCCTCGCTGCCTTCGTTAGCTTCCTGCACGCCCGGGGGGAGTAGGGACGTCGGGGGAGACCAGGGACGTCAGGGGAATGCGAGAGCGTAAGGAGCCTCCCGGGGAACTGGGGGCGAGAGCTGGGATGGGCAGAGCTGCGGTACTGGTGTCACTGGGCTGGCCGTGCCGGGGGGGCCATTCTGGCCCGTCCCTTGGGGTCGCGTCCCCGCCATGCCTGGCCCACCGCGGGGTGTAGCTGCGGCGTGGCTCCCCTGCCCGCCtttgccttccccttcctctgcgCTTGCCTCCCCGCAGCGCCCGGCAGCGCAGGGgggctctcccctccctcagccgctgggggcttgggggccccctccccaaacactCTGCCCAGccctcggggcgggggggggagccaGGCCGGGTGTTGGAGGGCACTTTACAGCTCCAGACCTCCCAGCAAGTTAACGCAGAGGAAAAACCACTCGCTGTAATCTTTAGCGTGATTCGTTAATGATTAAAGTCTCTCCTGTCACTGTTTAAACCGGTGAGACGGCAGCGGGGAccggctgccccggccgggCATGGGAACCCCGGCTTGGCTCCGTCCCCACAGCCAAGAGGTTTATTTAACGGCCGCGAGCTTGCCCCACCTCCCCGTTCTCAGGCTCTCAGCTCTCGCTTTCCGCCCGTAATGACTCTGCCCCTTCGCCACGGGGCGGCTGAGCCGGCGGAGGGGGCCCCCTATTTATTCTATACTGTGTATAAACCCAACGGCCCGGTGCTGAATAAAGGACAGAGGAGAACGTGGCCCCTCTCGCGTCCCTCGAGTACGGGGGTGGGACATGGGCACCGAGGTGCAAAAGCGGGGTTAGATCAGGTCCcgtctcctgcctgccctgcccttggTCGGCGGCCGGGCGGGATCAGGGTTTCCACCCTCCAGGTAAGCGGGTCCTGCCCTTCGCTGCCTCCTTGGGTGGTGGCAGCTGAGGCCAGGAGGGAAGGGACGCGGTAGTCCTTGGGAGACGGAGCTGGCCTCCCTGCGCCAGCGACGGAGAAAGGGGGAACCATGCAGACAAGgggagtagaaaaaaaaaaaaccaatgtACAATTATGAAATATACATCTCGGTGCGATACAGTCGGCTTCAAAAGAATCCGGGAGGAGCCGGGATGCGGGCCCGGCCTCCGCCTGCTCTCAGTGCAAGTCCGTGTGTCCCGGCGCGGCTGCGGCGCCGGCGGGGAGggtggcggcggtggcggcgaGGTTCACGGGATGAGCCAGAGCGGGACAGCCCTGGAGAGGTGGGTGGTGGCGGAGGAGCCTTTGGGGTGACGGTGGCAGGCTGTCCTCGGGGCCATGCCGGGGCTGAGCTCCCCGGGCTGCTCCTGGTCACCGTCCAGCTCGGCGTGGCTTGCGGGTCACCCCTGCCGGTGCCCAGCTCCGGGggttggggggcggggggggtgccCAGAGCAACACCTGGCACGAAGGGTGACCCCTCTCTGTCCCCACACGTGCTGCCGCGCTGTCCCACAGCGtcctgggctctgccagccctccGTGGCCGGTGTCACCCCGTGGCGTTGGCATGGACGCCAccaggcagaggggacagcCGCTGGCCCCGCGTCCGTGGCTCGCTGTGCCGTCCCTCCCCAAGCTGCCTCGGcgaagtgtgtgtgtgcatgggggggGGGTCTCTCCACAGCCCAGCCCTACGCGGCTGCGTCGTCGGGGCCGGCCAGGCCGAGGTACTCGGGGTTCTCAGCCGTGGGCGTCGTGCCGGGGCCGCCCTTGGGGCCGCTGGCCTTGGGGGGGTCCTGGTTCCAGTAGTAGGGGTTGTCGAAGGCCTGGCTGAAGggagcgggggcgggcgggccggggggtGCCAGGTACTCGGGGTTCTCCACGGCGTGGCCGAAGGGCCCCGGGAAGGGGTGCTTGGCTTCCTTGATGAGCCCGTTCTTACCCTGGTGCGCCTTGGGCTTGTCCGGTGGGGACGGGGGCGTGCAGGGGTGCCGGGGTGGGGACCGCTGCTCCCCGGCCTGATTCACGTACTCTGCGGGGACGAGGGACGCGTTGGAGGCCACCGTGGCCAGGCGGGGAGATGGGGTGGGTGGGCAGCCCCCCGGGAGGGTGCTCGCTcagcgccccccgcccctcctGCAGGGTCCCACCCGTCCCCTCCCTACCTGGCATGGTGGTGCGGGGGGCCGGCGCGGTGAAGCCCTCAGGGTCCAGACCCTCGCTCTCCTCGGCCGACAGCCCGGTGGGATCCTCGCTGTACCgtggcagggtgctgggctcCCGCACCGCTGGGCTTTGCAGGGCTGCTTTGgcccctccatccccctccGGCACCTCCGGCACGGGGCCCTCCGGCCCCTCCGCCAGGccctggggggggaaggggaaggcggCCAAGCCCTCACCCTCCTCCACGTCGGCCGGGGTCTCTGCCGCGCTCTGGGTGCGGGAGAGGGCATGGAGTCGGGCGCTTGCAGCCCAACACCAAGGAGCCAGTCCCAGCGCCCGCAGACAGGGACCCTgggcagtgggggggggggggctttgcACCCCAcgcccccccagcacagccgtgGCCGCAGCCTTGCCCTGGGCTGCCCCGGCACCGGGTCACCTCACGCACCTCTGCCAGGAAaggggggctctgcctgcccccccccccccccccaagcccacCTACCCGCGTGGAGGAGATGCGGCTGCGGTAGGTGGTGGAGGTCTCGGCGCTGAAGAAGCCCTGGTGAGGGACCAGGTACTCCTCGGCGTCCACCAGGTCGTCCATGTCCTCCTCCTCGAGCAGGGCCCGGTAGAAGGTGCTGTCGATGGAGCTGGGCAGCCCGACCATGTCGTTCTGGGGGTGAGGGCAGCGGTCAGTGCCCGCACCGGGGCTCTGGCGGGGGGacaggacccccagggacccgcGTACCTGGATGACCACGAAGCGCTGGGGGTCCCGGGCCATGCGGGAGAACTCGGTGACCAGCTCCCGAAACTTGGGCCGGCACTCGGAGTCGATCATccagcctggggcagagccGAGCGCCGTCAGGGCCGGGAACGAGGTGCCACCACCGCCCTGTCCCCGTGCCGTGTCCTtgtgtgtcgtcccccccccgtACATTTCACCATGATCATGTAGACGTCGATGGTGCAGATGGGCGGCTGCGGCAACCTCTCGCCCTTCTCCAGCAGGTCGGGGATCTCCCGGGCGGGGATCCCGTCGTAGGGCTTCGCCCCGAAGGTCATCAGCTCCCACACGGTGACGcctggggggacggggacaggggtgAGCGGTGCCCCGGGCCCCCCtgcacacacccccccccggcaccgAGCTCGGGGATGGGGCCACCGCGACATACCGTAGCTCCAGACATCGCTCTGATGCGTGAAGCGCCGGCGGAGGATGGATTCCAGCGCCATCCACTTGATGGGGACCTGGGACAGCGAGAACGGCGAGTTGAGCAGGACTGGGGGGGGGTCTGGCTGTCCCCGAGGGGTCCCCATCTCTCCGTCCCCGCATCCCCAAGCCCCACCTTGCCGCCGTCAGCGTGGTACTCGGTCTCGTCGATGTCGAGCAGCCGGGCCAGCCCGAAGTCGGTGATCTTGACGTGGTTGGGGCTCTTGACGAGGACGTTGCGAGCGGCCAGGTCGCGGTGCACCAACCGCACCTCCTCCAGGTAACTCATCCCCTGGAGGCGGCGTGCGTCAAgctggccccggcccccctccctcccccccaggacccccggaccccccccATCCTACCTTGGCGATCTGCACACACCAGTTGAGCAGGTCCTGGGAGCCGATGCGGTCCTTGTTCTCCCGCACGTAGTCCAGGAGGCAGCCGTAAGGCATCAGCTGCGTCACCAGCTGCACCGTGGAGGTCAGGCAGATGCCCAGCAGCCGGGACACGTAGGGGCTGCCCACCCCTGCCATCACGTAGGCCTCCTGCGGGCAGGGTTGGGGGGCTgtcaggctggggggggggctgccgcCGGCACCGCTCACCCACCGGCACCGCTCGCCCACCGGCACCGCTGGCACACTCACGTCCAGGATCTCCTTGTTGGCTTTGGGCGACGTGTTCTCCCGCAAGACCTTGATGGCCACCGGGATCTTCACGCTCTCCCCATCGGGGATCCAGATGCCCTGGGAGGGGGAACACCGGTGAGGGGGTGCGGAGCAGGGAGGGTCCCAGCCCGCTGGGGGCAACCCGCACCCCTCACCTTATAGACGGTGCCGAAAGCGCCGGAGCCCAAGACTTTCACTTTCTTGAGCTCCGTCTCCTTGAGGATCCGCATCTGGGCCTGGTTGGGGAGGGCCCCGCTGGGCGTCAGCGGCTCCACCAGCTGCAGGGTGCAGATGAGTGAGGGGCTGGGCTCCTGGCATGGCCCGGCACCGGGGGTCCGTGTCCCCCGGGAGAGGTGCCAGCGTCCCCACCTCGGTCTCCTGCAGCAGGCGCCGCATGGTGTGCTTCCGCTCCTGCTGCCGCCGGCGCTTGACGCAGACAACGGTGATGAGCAGGAGGACGACGACCAGCAGAGCCCCCACCACGCCGGCGATGATGGACGTCACCTGGCTGCGGGACAGGAGGTGAccggggaggtggaggggacGATGGTGacagggtgggggtcccagctggaggagccccccagcacccagagggGTGGAAGTCGGGGCGGCACAGGGCACCCGCGTTTCTACCTTGGCTTCTGGTCCACAGGACAGCCGTCCTCGTCCCGGATCGTGCACCTGGGGACACAGCGTGCAGCAGCCCCCCCTCGTCAGCAGCCCCCCCACGACCCCCTGCCCATGCCTGGCTGGATCCCCTCCGACTCACGAGTGGGTGCAGTtggtggggcagagctggcagaccCCATCTTCGTCCGGGTACTTCCAGATGGGCACGAAGGAGGCGTCCGCCTTCACCCCGCTGGGGCAGCGCCGCACACACTGCTGCGCATCCTTGTAATGGGCGCAAGCCACGCACTGGTCGGCCtcctgcgggggggggggggggggcagggacccaggcatccggaCCTgcccccccctcacccccccacgtcccctccacCCTCACCGATCCGAAGCAGGTCTCGGTGCCGTTCTGGGGCTGGCACTCggggtggcagggcaggcaccGCGTCCCGTTGGCGTGCTCCCGGACGGCTCTGCGGGGCGAAGGGACCGCGGGGTGGGCACGGGGAAGGGATGCCGGACCCCCCCGCAATCCCggacccggggggggggggcgggaacGACGCCGCCGACAACGACGCTCTGCCCGCCGTCCCCGGGGCTCGCCGCTTACCCGTCGAGGAGGTTGCAGGAGGCGACGCACTCCTGGCCACGCAGGAACCGCTCGCAGGCGACGCACTGGGTCGGGCCAGGGCCCCAGCAGTGCCCGTGGGCGCAGAGGTGGAAGCAGACCAGCCCCTCGCTCTCTGCAGGAGGGGGACTGTGAGCAACCAGGGGGTCCGCCGGCGCTCCCCCCGAGCCCCGTCTCCCCCGTGAGTGCTGCTCACCGCACTGCTCGGGGGGCTTGTTGTGGGTCTGGAAAAGGCGCTGGCGGGGATTGCGGAAGATGCTGCTCCAAGGCACCTTCtggaggaagcagagctgggggttGTGGTGGACGAGCAC
The DNA window shown above is from Ciconia boyciana chromosome 22, ASM3463844v1, whole genome shotgun sequence and carries:
- the ERBB2 gene encoding receptor tyrosine-protein kinase erbB-2 isoform X1, whose amino-acid sequence is MIPAGGCLCAGLLLAALCPAAAAEVCTGTDMKLLRPSSPESHYETLRHLYQGCQVVQGNLELTYLPPDADTTFLKDIKEVQGYVLIAENQVSQLELQSLRIIRGTQLFQDRYALTVVGNAGPAGTPGLRQLGMRHLTEILKGGVRIERNPQLCFQETILWSDIFHRHNELRGETRVESTRSRSCPDCRALCAEGHCWGEGPQDCQTLTNSICHGCPRCKGTKPTDCCHEQCAAGCTGPKHSDCLACLNFNRSGICELHCPPLVIYNSDTFESVPNRDGRYTFGASCVSQCPYNYLATEVGSCTLVCPQNSQEVTVNNVQKCEKCSKPCPEVCYGLGVDFLKGVRAVNASNIQHFSGCTKIFGSLAFLPETFAGDPSTNTPPLDPKLLRIFESLEELTGFLYIAAWPPGLQDLGVFQNLRVIRGRVLHNGAYSLTLRDLAVRALGLRALQEISSGMVLVHHNPQLCFLQKVPWSSIFRNPRQRLFQTHNKPPEQCESEGLVCFHLCAHGHCWGPGPTQCVACERFLRGQECVASCNLLDGAVREHANGTRCLPCHPECQPQNGTETCFGSEADQCVACAHYKDAQQCVRRCPSGVKADASFVPIWKYPDEDGVCQLCPTNCTHSCTIRDEDGCPVDQKPSQVTSIIAGVVGALLVVVLLLITVVCVKRRRQQERKHTMRRLLQETELVEPLTPSGALPNQAQMRILKETELKKVKVLGSGAFGTVYKGIWIPDGESVKIPVAIKVLRENTSPKANKEILDEAYVMAGVGSPYVSRLLGICLTSTVQLVTQLMPYGCLLDYVRENKDRIGSQDLLNWCVQIAKGMSYLEEVRLVHRDLAARNVLVKSPNHVKITDFGLARLLDIDETEYHADGGKVPIKWMALESILRRRFTHQSDVWSYGVTVWELMTFGAKPYDGIPAREIPDLLEKGERLPQPPICTIDVYMIMVKCWMIDSECRPKFRELVTEFSRMARDPQRFVVIQNDMVGLPSSIDSTFYRALLEEEDMDDLVDAEEYLVPHQGFFSAETSTTYRSRISSTRSAAETPADVEEGEGLAAFPFPPQGLAEGPEGPVPEVPEGDGGAKAALQSPAVREPSTLPRYSEDPTGLSAEESEGLDPEGFTAPAPRTTMPEYVNQAGEQRSPPRHPCTPPSPPDKPKAHQGKNGLIKEAKHPFPGPFGHAVENPEYLAPPGPPAPAPFSQAFDNPYYWNQDPPKASGPKGGPGTTPTAENPEYLGLAGPDDAAA
- the ERBB2 gene encoding receptor tyrosine-protein kinase erbB-2 isoform X2, with protein sequence MIPAGGCLCAGLLLAALCPAAAAEVCTGTDMKLLRPSSPESHYETLRHLYQGCQVVQGNLELTYLPPDADTTFLKDIKEVQGYVLIAENQVSQLELQSLRIIRGTQLFQDRYALTVVGNAGPAGTPGLRQLGMRHLTEILKGGVRIERNPQLCFQETILWSDIFHRHNELRGETRVESTRSRSLTNSICHGCPRCKGTKPTDCCHEQCAAGCTGPKHSDCLACLNFNRSGICELHCPPLVIYNSDTFESVPNRDGRYTFGASCVSQCPYNYLATEVGSCTLVCPQNSQEVTVNNVQKCEKCSKPCPEVCYGLGVDFLKGVRAVNASNIQHFSGCTKIFGSLAFLPETFAGDPSTNTPPLDPKLLRIFESLEELTGFLYIAAWPPGLQDLGVFQNLRVIRGRVLHNGAYSLTLRDLAVRALGLRALQEISSGMVLVHHNPQLCFLQKVPWSSIFRNPRQRLFQTHNKPPEQCESEGLVCFHLCAHGHCWGPGPTQCVACERFLRGQECVASCNLLDGAVREHANGTRCLPCHPECQPQNGTETCFGSEADQCVACAHYKDAQQCVRRCPSGVKADASFVPIWKYPDEDGVCQLCPTNCTHSCTIRDEDGCPVDQKPSQVTSIIAGVVGALLVVVLLLITVVCVKRRRQQERKHTMRRLLQETELVEPLTPSGALPNQAQMRILKETELKKVKVLGSGAFGTVYKGIWIPDGESVKIPVAIKVLRENTSPKANKEILDEAYVMAGVGSPYVSRLLGICLTSTVQLVTQLMPYGCLLDYVRENKDRIGSQDLLNWCVQIAKGMSYLEEVRLVHRDLAARNVLVKSPNHVKITDFGLARLLDIDETEYHADGGKVPIKWMALESILRRRFTHQSDVWSYGVTVWELMTFGAKPYDGIPAREIPDLLEKGERLPQPPICTIDVYMIMVKCWMIDSECRPKFRELVTEFSRMARDPQRFVVIQNDMVGLPSSIDSTFYRALLEEEDMDDLVDAEEYLVPHQGFFSAETSTTYRSRISSTRSAAETPADVEEGEGLAAFPFPPQGLAEGPEGPVPEVPEGDGGAKAALQSPAVREPSTLPRYSEDPTGLSAEESEGLDPEGFTAPAPRTTMPEYVNQAGEQRSPPRHPCTPPSPPDKPKAHQGKNGLIKEAKHPFPGPFGHAVENPEYLAPPGPPAPAPFSQAFDNPYYWNQDPPKASGPKGGPGTTPTAENPEYLGLAGPDDAAA